A part of Carassius carassius chromosome 4, fCarCar2.1, whole genome shotgun sequence genomic DNA contains:
- the xbp1 gene encoding LOW QUALITY PROTEIN: X-box-binding protein 1 (The sequence of the model RefSeq protein was modified relative to this genomic sequence to represent the inferred CDS: deleted 2 bases in 1 codon) codes for MVVVTAGTGGAHKVLLISGKHSDASGTTQGGYSRSISVMIPNQPSSDSDSTISGPPLRKRQRLTHLSPEEKALRRKLKNRVAAQTARDRKKAKMGELEQQVLELELENQKLHIENRLLREKTSDLLSENEELRQRLGLDTLEEKEKVQVLDSALSDLGLVTGSSERSTQATCASAAGADPAVPKSEEFTMDTPSPGPSDSESDLLLGILDILDPELFLKTKLPEAHGPQQELVLVGGAGEQVPASPPAALGPAPVKLETLNELIHFDHIYTKPTEVVSEESICEVKNEDCVTFSEVDEEIEVEVQMVSVKDEPEEVVIPAVDQNSDGADDFLSDATSFSGYEKASYLMDAYSDSGCERSPSPFSNISSPLCSEGSWDDMFATELFPQLISV; via the exons ATGGTCGTAGTTACAGCAGGGACCGGAGGAGCCCATAAAGTCCTCTTGATATCGGGCAAACACAGCGATGCGTCCGGCACAACACAGGGCGGATACAGCCGTTCAATATCTGTCATGATACCGAACCAACCCTCTTCAGACTCCGACTCCACCATCTCTGGACCACCACTGCGCAAAAGGCAGAGACTCACACATCTGAGCCCAGAGGAAAAAGCACTTCGAAG gaaacTGAAGAACAGAGTTGCTGCACAGACAGCAAGAGACAGAAAAAAGGCCAAAATGGGGGAGTTGGAGCAGCAAGTCTTGGAGTTGGAGCTTGAG AATCAGAAACTTCACATTGAGAACAGGCTGTTAAGAGAGAAGACGAGCGATCTGCTCAGTGAGAATGAGGAACTAAGACAGAGACTGGGGTTGGATACCctggaagaaaaagaaaag GTTCAGGTACTGGATTCCGCATTGAGCGATTTGGGTTTGGTGACCGGGTCTTCTGAG CGCAGCACTCAGGCTACGTGTGCCTCCGCAGCAGGTGCAGACCCAGCAGTCCCCAAATCTGAAGAGTTCACCATGGATACTCCCAGCCCTGGCCCTTCAGACTCTGAG TCTGATCTCTTGCTTGGTATTCTGGACATCCTTGACCCAGAGCTCTTCCTCAAGACAAAACTCCCAGAAGCACATGGACCCCAGCAAGAGCTTGTGCTGGTTGGGGGTGCAGGAGAGCAAGTACCTGCCTCCCCACCTGCAGCTTTGGGGCCCGCACCAGTTAAGCTGGAAACCCTTAATGAACTGATCCACTTTGACCACATCTACACCAAACCAACCGAGGTGGTGAGCGAGGAGAGCATTTGCGAAGTCAAAAATGAGGATTGCGTCACCTTCTCTGAGGTCGATGAAGAAATTGAGGTGGAAGTCCAAATGGTGTCTGTCAAAGATGAACCAGAGGAAGTGGTCATCCCTGCGGTGGATCAGAATTCGGACGGGGCTGATGATTTCCTCTCTGACGCCACTTCCTTCAGCGGCTACGAGAAGGCTTCATATCTGATGGATGCGTACAGTGACTCTGGATGCGAGAGGTCCCCTTCCCCCTTCAGCAACATTTCATCCCCCCTCTGCTCTGAGGGCTCTTGGGATGACATGTTTGCAACTGAACTCTTCCCCCAACTGATTAGTGTCTGA